Proteins encoded by one window of Candidatus Curtissbacteria bacterium:
- the ftsW gene encoding putative lipid II flippase FtsW: protein MVGSPARLSGRRLQIDIPLIAVVIFLLFFGLAMIYDASVVAAYRDFNDQLYYFKNQLVWASLGTIALAFFSFFDYHKITKYAPFIFGLALVALIVVLIPGIGSKVYGARRWITVAGFTFQPSEFAKLALIAYQASILAKFQAYKMRLLDVAYVMFLPAFIMIALVILEPDLGTALIFIAISTAMYFIANGPIWHFLMLIPPFALAAVIAVITQPYRIERLKTFLDPTYDPQGSSYQINQILISLANGGVFGVGIGGSRGKFDFIPEVHSDAIFAVVAEELGFVGAMVIIALMLFLILRGISVIKAARDMEGRILAGGICSLLAAQTFLNLGSIVALVPLTGIPLPFISYGGSSLLITMISIGILVNIRRQSR from the coding sequence ATGGTAGGCAGCCCTGCGCGTCTTTCTGGAAGAAGACTCCAGATCGACATCCCACTTATTGCGGTCGTTATTTTCTTGCTTTTCTTTGGTTTGGCGATGATCTACGACGCCTCGGTAGTTGCTGCCTACAGAGATTTCAACGACCAGCTGTATTACTTTAAAAATCAGCTCGTTTGGGCCAGCCTGGGCACAATAGCGCTCGCCTTTTTTTCTTTTTTCGACTACCACAAAATTACCAAATACGCCCCTTTTATCTTCGGCCTCGCGCTCGTTGCTCTAATAGTTGTTTTGATCCCGGGCATCGGTTCCAAAGTTTATGGAGCACGCAGGTGGATTACAGTCGCAGGCTTTACCTTTCAGCCTTCTGAATTTGCGAAACTCGCCCTCATTGCCTACCAAGCGTCGATTCTTGCCAAATTCCAGGCGTACAAAATGAGACTGCTGGATGTTGCCTACGTTATGTTCCTGCCAGCGTTTATCATGATCGCGCTCGTGATCTTGGAGCCTGATCTGGGCACCGCACTCATTTTTATTGCCATTTCGACTGCGATGTACTTTATTGCGAATGGCCCGATCTGGCATTTCTTGATGCTGATCCCTCCATTTGCACTAGCTGCAGTCATTGCCGTAATTACCCAGCCGTACAGAATTGAAAGGCTCAAAACTTTTCTCGACCCAACATACGACCCTCAAGGCTCGTCTTATCAAATCAACCAGATATTAATTTCTCTGGCAAATGGCGGTGTATTTGGCGTTGGCATTGGAGGCTCCAGAGGCAAATTCGACTTTATTCCCGAAGTTCACTCTGATGCGATTTTTGCTGTTGTTGCAGAAGAACTCGGGTTCGTTGGCGCAATGGTTATTATAGCCCTCATGCTTTTCTTGATTCTAAGGGGGATTTCCGTTATAAAAGCAGCACGTGACATGGAAGGAAGAATACTCGCTGGCGGAATTTGTTCTCTTCTGGCAGCCCAAACGTTTTTAAATTTGGGTTCAATCGTCGCGCTCGTTCCACTAACCGGAATACCTCTGCCCTTTATTTCCTACGGCGGTTCGTCGCTTTTAATCACAATGATTTCAATTGGCATATTAGTTAATATAAGGAGGCAATCCAGATGA